A section of the Triticum dicoccoides isolate Atlit2015 ecotype Zavitan chromosome 7A, WEW_v2.0, whole genome shotgun sequence genome encodes:
- the LOC119332671 gene encoding myricetin 3-O-rhamnoside 1,2-glucosyltransferase UGT709G2-like, with translation MMDTAAHVLVFPWPRQGHINPILHFATALVDAGLQVSFLHTERNLRRLAQAPLLGLRLLSIPDGLPEDQPCSFLDLMESMCTTGSAAYRALLLSLLSAVDAPVTCVVADGTMPFAFDIAEELGIPALAFAPHSACSYLALLSIPKLLELGEAAFPADDPVRGVPGMEGFLRRRDLPRGLSCAEKGDGDPLVLKLAEVTARSCKARALIINTAASMEGPALAHIASCACEVFAVGPLHARSTIAESASLWREDDGCMAWLDGHEDRSVVYVSLGSLAVITHEQFTEFLSGLAATGYAFLWVLWPGMVQMTSSKLLGATVEAVGGGRGRVVEWAPQRDVLRHRAVGCFLTHAGWNSTLECAVEGVPMVCWPFFADQQTNSRFVDAVWKTGLDMKDVCDRGVVEKTVRGVMISDEIKEAAQAMAQQLRLNIAEAGSSSFQFERLVRFIGELNISSSLMKPRMNED, from the coding sequence ATGATGGACACCGCGGCGCACGTTCTCGTGTTCCCTTGGCCACGGCAGGGGCACATCAACCCCATTCTCCATTTCGCCACCGCCCTCGTCGACGCCGGTCTCCAAGTCAGCTTCCTCCACACCGAGCGCAACCTCCGCCGTCTGGCCCAGGCGCCTCTGCTGGGCCTCCGCTTGCTTTCCATTCCCGACGGCCTCCCCGAAGACCAACCCTGCAGCTTCTTGGATCTCATGGAGTCCATGTGCACGACCGGCAGCGCCGCGTACCGTGCCCTGCTCCTGTCGCTTCTCTCCGCCGTTGATGCGCCCGTGACATGCGTTGTCGCCGATGGCACCATGCCGTTCGCCTTCGACATCGCCGAGGAGCTCGGCATCCCGGCGCTCGCCTTCGCCCCGCACAGCGCGTGCAGCTACCTGGCGCTCCTGTCCATACCCAAGCTCCTCGAGCTCGGCGAGGCCGCCTTCCCCGCGGACGACCCGGTGCGTGGCGTGCCGGGGATGGAGGGCTTCCTCCGTCGACGTGACCTTCCTCGTGGTCTCTCCTGCGCTGAAAAAGGCGACGGAGACCCCTTGGTGCTAAAGCTTGCCGAGGTCACCGCCCGGAGCTGCAAGGCGCGTGCGCTCATAATCAACACCGCTGCGTCCATGGAGGGGCCAGCGCTCGCTCACATCGCGTCGTGCGCATGCGAGGTCTTCGCCGTCGGCCCACTGCACGCCAGGTCCACGATCGCCGAAAGCGCGAGCCTGTGGCGGGAGGACGACGGGTGCATGGCCTGGCTGGACGGCCACGAGGACCGGTCCGTCGTGTACGTGAGCCTGGGAAGCCTCGCCGTGATCACCCACGAGCAGTTCACTGAGTTCCTCTCTGGTCTGGCAGCCACCGGGTACGCCTTCCTCTGGGTTCTCTGGCCGGGCATGGTCCAGATGACCAGCTCCAAGCTCCTCGGAGCAACCGTCGAGGCAGTGGGAGGCGGCAGGGGGCGCGTCGTCGAGTGGGCTCCTCAGCGGGACGTGCTGCGTCATCGGGCGGTGGGCTGCTTCCTGACACACGCCGGATGGAACTCGACGCTGGAGTGCGCCGTGGAGGGCGTGCCGATGGTGTGCTGGCCCTTCTTCGCCGACCAGCAGACCAACAGCCGCTTCGTGGACGCCGTGTGGAAGACGGGGCTGGACATGAAAGACGTCTGCGACAGAGGCGTCGTGGAGAAGACGGTGAGGGGGGTCATGATTTCGGACGAGATCAAGGAGGCGGCCCAAGCCATGGCGCAACAGTTGAGGCTCAACATCGCGGAGGCGGGGTCGTCGTCATTCCAGTTCGAGCGGCTCGTCCGCTTCATCGGGGAGCTCAACATCAGCTCCTCTCTAATGAAGCCCAGAATGAACGAAGACTAG